Within the Gammaproteobacteria bacterium genome, the region TGCAACCTTGCGGCCGATACGACCGGCTATAGCTTCCGCATCGCGACGACGGCGGCCGGCGACCCTTACACCCAGTGGGGCGCCGAGCGGGAGTTTCGCACGGCCGACGAGCTACTCGGGGTTGGCGACGGCGGCGGACACACGGCCGAGTGCGAGCAATGCGGCGAGACATTCATAGGCCGTCGACGTGACGCAAAGTACTGCTCGGGAGCGTGTCGGCAGAAAGCACAACGCGAGCGCGCGAAGAAGGGTGTAACAGATACCCCTGCCAGTGATAGCCGTAACGATCCGTTACGAAGCGTAACACCGTCACGGATCGTTACGGATCGTAACGGCTCTCTCTTAGGGGGTAGCCGTAACGGCGCGACCGGCTACCGCTACGAATGCCTGAACTGCCACGGCAAGGGCTGCCGGCATTGTGACCCGCAAATCCGCGCCAAAGAGCAACAGGACCATGAGGACTTCTAGCGCCATTCGCACTGTGCGCTCGGCGCTGCGCCGTGCTGGCGTCTCGGTCGAGCTCGTGGACGGCCGCATCCGAGCACGGCCGGCGGCTGCACTCACGGACGAGCTGCGCGCACTCATTCGTGAGCACCGGGACGCGCTCGCCGACGTGCTGCGTTACCGGCCGGCATTGGAGCCGCCGTTGCGGCTCAAGCGGCGCGGCTTCCGGTATGTCTGCCACGGCTGCGAGCGCGGCTGTTGGTGGTGTGGCGCGTGGGGTTGAGACAAGAGGAGCAGAGACATGCATTGGGACGACGCCGAGCGCGTGCTAGCCGCTGCCGCGCCTCGACCGAGGCACGCGATGTGCAATCTATTGGTATTGCACGTCTTCTCGGGTGGGCAACTAGACATCCCCAGAGCGCGCAGGAGCCAGCATTGAGCCGGCTATACCGCGCCGCTGTCGTCGTTCAGATCACGGCGCCGCTCTGGCTCACGGCCGCCGCATGGGTGCTCTCGTGAACGCGTACGGAGAGCACACGATCGACGACCCGGCACCGGAACGGCTGGAGGACCGCGTACAGCGCTGTGAGGCGCACGAGCCGGACGGCTCACGGTGCCGCACGCTCACCTTGCACGATCGGTGCTGGAGACACCGGCGGCAAGCGTACCAGCGGGAGACGGAGCAGTGAGCGCACACGGCACGGCAAGTGTCGCAAACCCGTCTCGGCAATCGCGACCCCGGCGCCCGTGACTATGCTGATATACTTAGGGATATCAGCAATTTACGGAATGTTTACCTACATGGAGACGGGTAGTTAGCCATGCGTCGAGACCGCCGTAACGCGACCCTACCCGCCAAGTGGACACCGGCCTTTGTCGAGAGGCTGGACCTACGGCGGACCGAGCACCGGGAGCTGATGAGGCAGTACACGCAGCTGCTCACGGACGCGACCGGTGGGGAGCCGAGCGAGGCACAGGATATGCTCGCGAGGCGCGCTGTGTGGCTCTCATGGCGCATATCGCGAATCGAGCATGGCGAGGATACGGCGAGCACGCGCGAGTACACGGCGCTGCTACAGCAGCTTGTGACGTACCTCAAAGCACTTGGGATCGAGCGCCAGTCTCGGCCGGTATTCGATATCGACGACTACTCGGCGATCGTGAACGGAGGCCAGCCATGAGGCCGAGGCTGCCATTTTCGTTTTCGTTTCGGCGCGGGTACGCACACGCGGCCGACAACAAAAAATTCAGCGCCAGGAGCCGGGCATGAACACGAAGCAGCGCATTCTCGAATTGGTCTCGACCGGGAGCACGCTTCGACTTGCGTCGGGAGCCTGCGGGCTGGAGCCGGCGGAGGCTGCGGAGTTGTTGCGCACGGATGAGCGGTTCCGCCGCGCGGTGCGAGCGGCGCGGTATTCGGTATTGGCGGCTGCGGCGGCGAAGGTGGCCGCGTCGAAAGACTCGCGCTCGGCGCGGTGGATGCTCGAGGTCGCGCCGGAGAGTCGTGACGAGTATCGGCAGGAGTCGGCCGGCGGCCGGCTCGAAGTGGTCATCAACATTGATCGCGGCGGTACCGGCGGTGTCGAGCCGTTGGTGATCGAGCAGCCGGCGCGGGAGCGGATCGGACATGACGACGATCAGCGTTAAAACAGCGCACGCGCCGAGGCCGCTGAAGAATCCGCCGCCTTCACCGATCCGGACGGGCTGATGGACGCCGAGACGTACCGCGCCGAGATACTGGACGCGCTCACCGGTGAGGTGGGGCCGTTCGAGCGGTTGATTGCCGATCTCGCGGCGCACGAGCTCGTGATGCGGCATCGTGTCGAGACGTTTGTTGCGGCGCTCGAGGTGGCGGGCGCCGATGTGCTGCGCTTCCCGATCGGCTTGGAGCGTGCGCGGCTCGCGAAGTCGATCGAGGCGAGGCTCAAGGTGCTGGGTCTCAGCCAGGCGCAGATTGTGAGGTTTTTGCATTGAGTTCGAGTCCGCGAGTGGTGTTCCTCCCGCCACCGACATGCGGACTCACAGCGCGGCACGTCGAGTGCGGCCGTCTCGTCGCGAGCGGGTTATTCCCGTGGTCGGCGGCTGTTCGTTCTCGCGTGCCTGCGCGACCTTTGAGCGGGAGAAGCGGGAGACGTATTTCACTTTCCACGGAGACGGATATGACAATTGATGAATTGACGGAGCGCGTCACCTTCGACGCGAAAAACGAGGCGAAGGACGTGTTTCGCGAGACGGACCTTCGTGCTCGGAGGCTAATGAGCGCCAACAGCCAGTTGGATTATGGCGCGGCCGTGAGAGCGGTTTTCAACGAGGACCGCGACTTGTGCGAGCTGTACGTGCGCACGACGCCGCCGCTGCACCACAACGGAGGTGCGTAATGGCGTTGCGAAGCCTGGACCCGAAAACGGGTTACACACGGCCGAAGTCTCGAAAGGACATGAGTCCCGACGAGCTGCACTACTTGGACGTGATCGTGCCGCGACGAAATGCCGAGCGCGCGAGGCTGGACGCGAAGTTCGCACGCGAGCGCGATCTCGATCTTGTTTATCAGAGCATGACCGAGGGTCACGTGACACCGGAGGCCGTCGCGAAGCATCGCGGGTGGACTGTCGAGAAAGCGCGGTTTTTGTTGAACGGCGCAAAGGCGTAACCAGACGGGGAGCGGTCGGAGGGCCGCTCCCTTTTCTGCGGGAGATAAAAATGGATTTGAAAGACGTTGTGCTGTTTCGCAGCGGAGTTTGGAATGGCCTCGAAGTAGACGAGGCGATGCTCGACGACATTGCGGCGAATTTCTCGCTGCTGTCGGCGGTGCATCGAGTGCCGTTGAAACTCGGCCACAAGGGCAAGGCCAAGGAGCAATTGGCCGACGACGGGACTGGCCTCGAGCAGCCGGCGCTTGGGTTCGCGGAGAACGTGCGGCGTGTCGGCGACAAGCTGCTGGCGGACTTTCGCGATGTGCCCGGCATCGTGAAGGACGCAATCAAGAAGCGGCTCTACTCCGGCTTGAGTATCGAATTGCTGCGCGGCGTGAAGTTTCAGGGCAAGGTGCTCGGCAATGTGTTGGACGCCGTTGCGTTGCTCGGTGCATCACAACCCGCTGTTTCGGGCTTGAAGGACTTGGCGACGTACTTGGCGAGCCGCGAGTGTTTCGAGGACGCGGGCGAGCGGCTGTCGTTCGAGTTCAGCGATGAGCCGGAGAAGCCGGGCATCGACGAGGCGAAGGTTGCCGAGATGATCCGAGCGGCCGTCGATCCGCTGAAGGCCGAGAACGACGAGTTGCGTAAGCAGCTCGACGCGGAGAAAGCGAAGGCGGCGAAGTTCGAGGCCGACTTGGGCGAGAGTCGCGCGGCCGAGGTGAAGCAACGCAGAGCCAAGGCCGAGGCGATCATCGAACGCGCGGTAAAGGACAATCGAATCCTCCCGGCGCAGCGCGAAACGTTCGAGCGGTTGTTCAATCTCGACGACGACGCAACCGTGATGCGAGACGGACTGTTGGACGAGCTGGAGCGCGCCTTCTCCGGAGCGACCTCGCTCGCGTTCACCACGGTCGAGGTGGCATGGAGCGATCCGAGCGCGTTCGAGCGCGAGCGGGATGTTTTCGCCGAGATCGAGCGGCGAGTGAGAGTCGTGCAAGCCAAACAAGGCCTGGCCTACAAAGAGGCGCTGTCCCAAGTCTTCGCGGCTGACCCTCAGCTACAGCGCGAATGGCTCGACACCACGCCGCCGGAGCACGTAAGGGCCGGATAAGTCTCTGACGCGCTGTGCGTTTCTGTCCGTTGCGGCTCATGCCAGTATGGACGTACAATTGCATATGAGAGTACTGGACTGGAGCCGCAACAAATGAGACCCGGAAAGAAACGCATCGCGCTCGACCTGACGGCAGAGCAAGGCGAGAAGCTGGTACGGCTGTCGGCGGTCACGCGCATCCCGCAGCAAGTGCTGCTGCGCGAGGCCGCAGACGATCTATTCAAGAAGTACCGACGCACGCTCGCGAAGGGGAAGCGATCATGACCCGCGTCGCGCTGTACGCGCGTTACTCGACGGACCAACAAGACGCCACTTCGATCGAGCGGCAGGTATCGAACTGCGAAGCACTCGCCGAGCGCGAAGGGTTCCATGTCGCGTTCACGTTTCAGGATGAGGCCGGCAAGGGGCAGGATAACGACCGGCCGGGCTACCGCGAGCTGCTGAAGTGTTTGGAGCGCGGCGACGTGCAAGGCGTCATATGCGACGCGCTCGACAGGCTTTCGCGTAGCGAGGCGGAACTGCACCGGCTCGCGGACGTGCTGGAGTTCGGCGATCAGTTCATTGTCACGGCCGAAGGCGACGACTCGAGAAGCGGCGAGTCGTTCCGGTGGCTGTTAGCGGTGAAGGCGACGGCTGCCGCGCAGGAGCGGCGCAAGATCGCGTATCGCACGTATGGCTCGCTTCGAGAGCGGCACAAGGCGGGACGATCGGCCGGCGGCAAAATCTACGGCTACACGTCGGAGCCGACACCGGACGGTTACCGGCGCCGCGTTATTGATCCGGAGCAAGCGTCGATCGTGCGCGAAATCTTCGAGCGGTATGTTGACGGCGAATCACCGAAAGCCATTGCACGCGATCTGAACGCGCGCGGCGTACCCTCACCGGGGAGTTACTGGAGCCTCAAGGCGCGGCGCTCGGATCATTGGACGCATACCACGCTGACAGGCTCCGAGTCGAAGGCGTCGGGTATCTTGCGCAATCCGATCTACACCGGCCGCGCGACGTGGAACAAGCGGAAAGGGAAGTACCGGCCTGGCACGAAGCAGCGCATTCAGTTGAAGCGGCCCGAGGATCAATGGAGCACAGTCGAGATACCGGAGCTGCGCATCGTCACGGATGAGCAGTTCAAGGCCGCGCAGGAGCGGTTGCGGCTGGCCAAGCTTCGCGTGGCACCGAAAGGACCGCGACGCCCGCGCGGACGGCCGGCCCGCTACCTGCTGTCGGGTATCCTCAAGTGCGGCTCGTGCGGCTCGAACTACATCATTGCCAACGGCCGGAGCTTCACATGCTCGGCGAAGACGAACGGCGGACACTGCGACCACAAGCGATACATCGTGCGCGAGCGTGTCGAGCGCGAAGTGCTCTCGGGCATCAAGGACGATCTGCTGAGTCCCGATCTGCTCCGGGAAGCCGGTAAGCGTATCCAGGCCAAGCTCCGCGAGCGC harbors:
- a CDS encoding ribbon-helix-helix domain-containing protein gives rise to the protein MRPGKKRIALDLTAEQGEKLVRLSAVTRIPQQVLLREAADDLFKKYRRTLAKGKRS
- a CDS encoding recombinase family protein, translating into MTRVALYARYSTDQQDATSIERQVSNCEALAEREGFHVAFTFQDEAGKGQDNDRPGYRELLKCLERGDVQGVICDALDRLSRSEAELHRLADVLEFGDQFIVTAEGDDSRSGESFRWLLAVKATAAAQERRKIAYRTYGSLRERHKAGRSAGGKIYGYTSEPTPDGYRRRVIDPEQASIVREIFERYVDGESPKAIARDLNARGVPSPGSYWSLKARRSDHWTHTTLTGSESKASGILRNPIYTGRATWNKRKGKYRPGTKQRIQLKRPEDQWSTVEIPELRIVTDEQFKAAQERLRLAKLRVAPKGPRRPRGRPARYLLSGILKCGSCGSNYIIANGRSFTCSAKTNGGHCDHKRYIVRERVEREVLSGIKDDLLSPDLLREAGKRIQAKLRERNRNAKQSAGEVRGLRLRLKELDGEIARVVDAITQAGMSDALKRKLATLEREQANAKKRLAEHVTRSAKLPDILPQLGEKWRAFVADLQHAQGDIEPARKALKELLGPVIVTEENGKVFATMRLGPEYVNALFHGAEERT